The genomic window TTCATCACAACTCTGTTCACCGAGAAGCCAGGCAATACTCTTCCCCGTAACTTCAGATATCTTACTTATCGTAGTCGCTCTAGGGAATGCATCACCATTTAAGTACTTTCTAATCATCGTCTCAGACACACCACATTTTCGAGCAAATGAGCTATTTGTCTCTCCGATCATACTCTTCTGTAAGTTCTCTCTAAATAGAACTTTTTCGATATCATCAAAAGAATAATTTTTATTTTTGCTCATAAAATCACCACATTTTTATCTATAAAACAATTAAGTTAATAATGATTCGATAAAGTTTGAAAAAAGTGTTTATTATAGAACTTTTTTGGTATAGTCTTTTACCGTAACCGGTTAACATTTAAGGATCGCAGAATGTCTCGAGAATTCCAAGACTCTTGTACCGCCGACTGGCATAGAGAAGACGTAAAAGCAGCGGTCAGAAAACGCGGCAAGACGTTAAGCCAGCTTTCCCGAGAATTCGGGCTGGCATCAGATACGTTACGCAACGTCTTTCGGTATCACTGGCCTAAAGGTGAACAGATCATCGCGCAGGCTATCGGTGTGACGCCTCAAGCCATTTGGCCGAGTCGTTATGTATAAAAATACCCGCAGTTCAAGGAAGCGGTATGAACGGAGAGATCTGGGTCACCGTTCAGGAATGCACGGGGTTACCGGGACTTCCCAGCAGTGCTCCCAATGAATGTAAGCAGAAAGCTAGAAACCTTTGTTCAGGATAATGCGGCTCTGTGCCGCAAGCGCGAAGGGAGCAAGGCGATGAAATACCATCTTTCCGCCCTTCCGGCTGAAATCCGGGCAGCGGTGTTAAAATGTCGCAATCAGATAGAAACCTCTCAGGGTCTGATCACCTTGCCTAAGAAAAAGCAGGTCAACCCCCGAGCGCGCTTTTTTATGGCGCTGCTGGGAAAGTGCTACTACTGCCCAGCGGGACCAGGCCGGCGAACGGGTCAAGGCCGTATTGCTGATGCATGAGCTGGTACAAAGCGGGTTGAGCGTCAGGGCTGCCGCACAGGCAGCAGGGCATTCGCTGGAGATGTCCGCCAACACGTTACACCGTTGGTACGGCAAGGTGAAAAAACAGGCGTGCCCGGATTAGGGACCTGCTTTACTGGATAACCGCCTACTTGAGCGTAAAAGCGCAGTCAGGGCCAATTTTCATGATGACGCCTGGGAATTTATCAAAGCGGATTACCTTCGCCTGGAAAAACCGGCACTGACCAAGTGCTACGAAAGACCTTGCCCGCCCCACCGCAGTTTGTGAAAGCGGCCACGGTCAAGGAGATATGGGCGGTGTTCCAGTTTGTCCGGCTGGCGCAGTGCATGAATGTGATTGTCGGGGTGCCGGGGGTGGGTAAAACCTTTGCCGCCCGCCAGTACTGCCAGCATGCTAATACCTGGATGGTGACCTTTTCCCCGGCCCACGCCAGCATCACCGAGTGTCTGCTGGAACTGGCGGAAGCGCTAGGTCTTAGCGACCTGCCTAGAAAGCCGGTGCCTTGCGGGTGTTGTCGCACACCCTGCGCCAGGCATGGCTGATGGCCAGCGGTGATGCCCAGGACTAACTGGGGGGAAAAATACATCAAGGCGGCGTTCAGGGAGGTGTATACCGATACCGACCTGCTGCCGGCAAGGGGGTGAGTATGGGCGGTGTGCTCTTTACCGACAGCAGCCGGACGCCAGGTGCTGCTCAATACCCGGCGGGTGGTGTCTGTTTCGCTGGAATCGTCACACAGTCTGTTAGTGTCGTTTGGCAACCGTGGGGGACGCGCTCTATGTACTGCCGGATGCGCAGGAGGTGATGATGCAGTTATGTCATGACATGAACCAGTTACTCAGGAGAGCCAGTGATGAATAACCCTTTACGCCATGAAGTCCGCGCCCTGCGGCGTATGGCCCGCTACGCACGTTATAACTTTGATAATAGCATCCGGCCATATATCACCCTGTCACGCGGGGCAACGCCGTACCTCTATCTGGACCGGTATGAGATGGCGGCGGCGACCTTACCCTCGGCCAAGCAACATGATTACCGGTGGCAGGGATTTGATGTGGATGTCTGGGAAGCGCTGCAACTGGGGTGCACTCTCTCTGGCCCAAGCCGGCGTCAGGCGTGGTACACCGCCTGGCACACCTTACGGGTATTGCTGTCCGGGCGGGCAGTACCGTCCGGATCGGGGCCGGTTTTATTGAGCAAGCTACTGTGTGAGGCTCGCCTATCAATGAAAATGCTGAAAAGGACAGGTCACAATGATGAACATGTTTGATGCCATAAACGCCGTGCGCAGCCGGCTACGTCAGGCGGGCAGTGACATCCTGCATACCCAGCGTTACTGCCAGCGCCCCTTTATAAAAATCACCCCGCCGGTACGCCCGGAGGAGAGGGATAAAGCGACGGAAATCACCCTTTACTGCCAGGGAGAGCGCCGTCAGGTGTACGCCCGCCGGATTGAGGGGTGTCTGGTGTATTGGGAGTGGCCATGACTGAAGACGACGTTGTGGCAGTGCTGTTTTTTTATCATCATACCGCTAGCGATAGCCGCCAGTGATAATCGCAAAAAGTAAACATGAGACTGACGATGAACGAGCTAAATATCACGCCCTCCATCCCGGCGGGCTACCGGCGCAACGCACAGGGTCACCTGGTGCCCGCTGACACTATCAAGCCCGTTGATAAATTGAGCGACGAGCTGGTCAATGCCCTGTTTGACGAGGCGCGTCAACTACGGTGTCAAATGGCCGCGTTCAAACAGCGCGCCATGCAGCAGATAAGCGATTTTATCGACCTGTCCGCCGCAGAGTACGGCGTCAATTATGGTGCCACTAAAGGTAATGTAACGCTGACCAGCTTTGACGGCGAGCGAAGTGTGCGTAGAGCCGGTGGATGAGCACCGTATTTTTGATGAGCGTATTCAGGTCGCAAAAGAAAAAATAGAGGCCTGTATTACTAGATGGTCAGGCGGTGCCGATGCCAAATTGATGGCGCTGGTCAACCGCGCTTTCAATGTCAATAAACAGGGCTATATTGATATCAATAGCGTGCTATCACTACGAGACCTTGATATTACGATGAAGACTAGCAAGAGGCTATGCGTGCCGTGACGGACTCAATAAAAGTCAGCGGCTCGACCCGTTATATTCGTTTTTATCAACGGGAGGAGAACAAATAATATACACAATTGCTGCTCGATATCTCCAGACTGTAATGCCTTTTTAATCGATGGTTTTAAATCCGGTGCGTGCGTCAGGGCTTCGTGAGCGCAAAATTTAGCCGAGGACATATTATGTCAGTGAATGAACAGTCTATTTATGATGCCGCCCTGGCACGGTGGGGCCATGACCGGCAAATGTTAAAAATCATTGATGCCTGCAGCCAACTAGCCGGGGCGCTATCACGTTTCCTTACTCATGAGCAGAACGTCGGGCAGGTCTGCGCGGCCGCCGTCGAGGTTGACATCATGATTGAACAGCTACGCTCTGGCGGCATGGGGGCAATAATGGAGGATGAAAAAATTCGCAAATTGCACCGCCTCGCCCGGCGTCTACTGCCGCAAGATTCACCGCAGACGACGGACGCCACTTTCGCCCCCGACAACCTTATCAACGAGGCGCTGGATGCCGGCGAGCAGGCGTTGGCCCTCTATAACCGTGGCCGCAGCACCGCCGCCGATAAGCGTCTGGCTGCCCGGTTTATCCGTAAGGCGGTCGGGCATTTCTGGCATGTAGCCCAGCATTGCATCAGTGAAGCACAGCGTGAAGCAACACCGTCCCGGGAGGTTTCAGCATGAGCAATATTGTGATGAAACAGGTCCTTGAACAACTGCATCTTACCCCGCGCCTGACCTGTAGTGACCTGGCTCAACGCACGGGCTTCAAACCCGGTGAGTTGATTGATATGCTGCGCCGGGCCGTGCTGGATGGCGTGCTAACAGAGCTTAATGGCTTCTATGCCCTGGGCAGTCCGACCACAAGCCCCCGTCCTGGCTATCCCTGGGTGGAAGGTCGGTTGTTGCCCGATTGGGTTGCGCTGCTGGCTATCGGCGCAAAAGGCTGTGAGCAGGTTTGCGTGGTGGCAGAAACCCAGGACTGGGCACAGAAAAAAGACGGCGTGCCCGCCTTTATGCTGGCGTATCTAACACTTTCCCCCACCCGATGCCGCTGCGCCAGCAGCGGGCAGAATATCAGCGCGCAGGTGCTGCGCTATTTACCCTTTGACCCGACGCCGGTCTCGAGGAGGTAAGTATGGAATTATTATCCATTCCCGTCGCCCAGTGGCCGCCGCAGAACCATGACCCTCGCCGGCTAAAGATGTTTATCCATCCCGAGGTGCTGGTTCAGGTATTCGATGAAGGTAACGGCATTTACCGATTGACGGTCAATCTGCTGGCCCTTGGCGGTAACGAGCGCTGGAAAGACGGGATATCGTGGGACAGCCTGCAAGAGATTAAGGATTCGGTCGGTTTTGCTGGGCAGGATGCGGTCGAGGTCTATCCCGCCGCACAGGATGTGGTCAATGTCGCTAATATGCGGCATCTGTGGGTTCTGCTGGAAAAGCGGCCTTTTGCCTGGAGACATGAGTCATGATGCTGCGAAACAGGAGAGAATACGTGGACCGCTCAACACTTATCAAACTCATTCACCTTGCCCGGCGTCAACTCCAGCTTGATGACGAGACCTACCGCGCGGCGCTTGGCAAGGTGTGTAGCACAAAAACCAGCTGCCGGGATATGACCGTACCCGAGCTGGCCAGGGTGCTGGAGGCGTTTAAGAAAAAGGGCTTTAACGTGCGTTCAAAGCCCTCTTTACGCGGCGTTAAACCCGCTTCACCGGTCAAATCCTGTCCATCTGGCAGACCATGCACCGCCAGGGATTTGTACAGTCGGACACTGAAGCGGCGCTCAATGTCTGGATAAGGCGTACCACGGCCAAGGAAAACGGCGGGCTGGGGGGTGGCGCAGCTGGCCTGGCTTAATCAGGATAGTGCGCTGGCCGTCAAGGTGCTTGAAAGCCTCAAGTGCTGGCACTGGCGCTGCATGCTGGCAAAGCTTCCGCCGGGTACGGCGGTAGAAAGTTATACCCGTGTCTGCGACCGTTAATCAGGCACAGGCATAATCCACGCGCACAAATCCCGCCGACCCGACGGGGTTTTTTGTATACTGAGTACCCTATTAACCTCCCAGCAGACGAGGTTACGCATGCCCCTGGAACAACCGGATTTATTGCAGGATGCACCGCACCTTGACCGTATGGAGACCGTGGCGGAGGAGACCCCTTGCAGCGCCAGTGGCCGCAGTTGCTGGGCGCTCTGGTGGATGTGATGGACAACGAGCTGCAACGCCAGGGCTTTGACCCAGAACGGGCGCGCAAGCAGGCCGCCGCGCTGGCTGCCTATACCGGCGGGCGCAATTATTACCTGCCCAAGGGCGATACCCTGTTTAACGCCTTGCGCGATGATGAGATATTCAGCCGCTGGTTCAAGGGGACCCGCATCGAGAGCCTGCGCCGCGAATACCGGCTCGGTCAGCAGCAGATTTACCATATTATCGCCACCCAGCGCCAACTCCACGCCCGCCGCACACAGCCAGATCTCTTCGCCCACTGACCCCGCGACTCGCCCGGACAATCGACTGGCCCCCATGGGACGGATTGTTAACGGAGCGTAATCCCTTCCCTGTCGGTTAACGCCCTATCCTTGTGCGCATCAGCGCGTTAAGGAGACCGCTATGCCCGCTTTGCCCGAACCCTTGCGTAAAAAACTGCTGGCCCTATCCGGTGCCGGCGCACTGGCGATGGCCACCTGCTATACCGCGTTCTGGGAAGGTCACGCCACCGACCCTATGCCGACAGTGGCGGCGTACTCACGGTGTGCTACGGCCATACCGGTGGCGACATCACTCCCGAGACGACCAAAACGCCGGCGCAGTGTGAGGCCCTGCTGGCGGCGGATATGCGCCAGGCTTTCGCCGTGATTGACCAGCATGTCACCGTGCCGCTATCAGATGGGCAGCGTGTGGCGCTCGCGGCGTTTATTCACAATGGGGGCCTTTGCGCGCTCGCCCCTGCTAAAGCGCATCAATGCCGGCGGCCTGCGATGAGCTTTGTCGCTGGGTCAAGGTGAATGGCGTCACGCTGAACGGTCTGGTCAATCGGCGCACCGCCGATGAATGGCTGTGCCGGCACGGACTGCCCACCCCCGAGGATAAATGGTGACAGGCAGTCTGAGAGTCGTATTCACCCTGTGCCTGCTGGCCTCCCTGTTAGGGGCCGGTGGCTGGCTCTGGCAGCGTGAACGCCTGCGTGAAACCGTGCTGTATACCCTGCGTCAGGAGCGCGATGCGGCCTGGCAGGCGCTCGCCGAGCAGCGGCAGACGCAGCAGGTTTTTCATACCCTGGATCAGACCGTCGAGCATGAAAAAGAGCA from Sodalis glossinidius str. 'morsitans' includes these protein-coding regions:
- a CDS encoding DUF3164 family protein, which translates into the protein MRAVTDSIKVSGSTRYIRFYQREENK
- a CDS encoding Mor transcription activator family protein produces the protein MQRQWPQLLGALVDVMDNELQRQGFDPERARKQAAALAAYTGGRNYYLPKGDTLFNALRDDEIFSRWFKGTRIESLRREYRLGQQQIYHIIATQRQLHARRTQPDLFAH
- a CDS encoding phage protein GemA/Gp16 family protein → MDRSTLIKLIHLARRQLQLDDETYRAALGKVCSTKTSCRDMTVPELARVLEAFKKKGFNVRSKPSLRGVKPASPVKSCPSGRPCTARDLYSRTLKRRSMSG
- a CDS encoding DUF3164 family protein, which produces MNELNITPSIPAGYRRNAQGHLVPADTIKPVDKLSDELVNALFDEARQLRCQMAAFKQRAMQQISDFIDLSAAEYGVNYGATKGNVTLTSFDGERSVRRAGG
- a CDS encoding DUF7694 domain-containing protein; translation: MELLSIPVAQWPPQNHDPRRLKMFIHPEVLVQVFDEGNGIYRLTVNLLALGGNERWKDGISWDSLQEIKDSVGFAGQDAVEVYPAAQDVVNVANMRHLWVLLEKRPFAWRHES
- a CDS encoding DNA-binding domain-containing protein; the encoded protein is MDNRLLERKSAVRANFHDDAWEFIKADYLRLEKPALTKCYERPCPPHRSL
- a CDS encoding DUF3164 family protein; the encoded protein is MDEHRIFDERIQVAKEKIEACITRWSGGADAKLMALVNRAFNVNKQGYIDINSVLSLRDLDITMKTSKRLCVP
- a CDS encoding glycoside hydrolase family protein; amino-acid sequence: MPAACDELCRWVKVNGVTLNGLVNRRTADEWLCRHGLPTPEDKW
- a CDS encoding glycoside hydrolase family protein; translated protein: MCYGHTGGDITPETTKTPAQCEALLAADMRQAFAVIDQHVTVPLSDGQRVALAAFIHNGGLCALAPAKAHQCRRPAMSFVAGSR
- a CDS encoding helix-turn-helix domain-containing protein; this encodes MSREFQDSCTADWHREDVKAAVRKRGKTLSQLSREFGLASDTLRNVFRYHWPKGEQIIAQAIGVTPQAIWPSRYV